From the Clostridia bacterium genome, one window contains:
- a CDS encoding fibronectin type III domain-containing protein — protein MRMFSAVCLAAALVGSAWAGQAAPQSNKQEKQNPSAYERQKEVAQEKASGIHDDVDIVNGPAVEGLKNNSAWLTWETDKTAASRVRYGTDQAKPSQHAYVPGGSRQHRVQLANLKPNTTYYYEIENRTGKDRFKGHFQTPQ, from the coding sequence ATGAGGATGTTCTCAGCAGTGTGTCTTGCGGCAGCACTGGTTGGCTCGGCGTGGGCTGGCCAAGCCGCGCCGCAATCGAACAAGCAAGAGAAGCAGAATCCGAGCGCGTACGAGCGCCAGAAAGAAGTGGCGCAGGAGAAGGCTAGTGGAATTCACGACGATGTTGACATCGTGAACGGCCCGGCGGTTGAGGGCCTGAAGAACAACTCGGCCTGGCTGACGTGGGAGACGGACAAGACGGCGGCATCGCGCGTGCGCTACGGCACGGATCAGGCGAAGCCGAGTCAGCATGCATACGTTCCGGGCGGTTCCAGGCAACATCGAGTTCAGCTCGCGAACCTGAAGCCAAACACAACCTACTACTACGAGATCGAGAATCGCACGGGCAAAGACCGATTTAAAGGTCATTTCCAGACTCCGCAGTAG